TGCTTGCCAGTGCCGCGTAGAATAGCATTTCATCGACGCTGAAGCCGTCCCACGCGATTGGATTGTTAACGGTCAGCTGGTTCTTGGTGAGGGTTCCCGTCTTGTCGGCGCAGAGTGTGTCCACGGCCGCGAGCTCTTCGATTGCCACGAGCTTCGTTACTATGGTCTGCCTCTTGGCAAGTTCATAGGCCCCTATGGCCATCGTGATGCTCAGCACAGCTGGCAACGCCGCGGGAATTGCCGCAACCGTGAGGACGAGGGCGAACCTGAGGAGCTCAATAACTGGTTTGCCCCTGTGCAACTCCACCAGGAACATTATGGAGACCATTATGAGGCTCAGGACTATGAGGTAGTTGCCTATGTTTATGACGAGCTTCTGATACTCGCTTGTCGTCTTTGCGGACTGAACGAGCTGAACAGTTCTTCCAAAGTACGTGTGAAGTCCCGTTGCGACAACGACTCCTGTCATCTCACCCCTCTTAACTATCGAGCCGCTGTAAACCATGTCCCCAACCTTTTTCGTTACCGGCACGCTTTCGCCTGTCAACACAGATTCATCAACCGTCAGAAAGTCACCCTCAATTAGCTTGACGTCCGCGGGGATTATGTCCCCCATTCTCAGCCGGATTATGTCCCCAGGGACGAGCTCCCTAGCTGGTATCGTCTTCCACTCCCCATCGCGCAGAACCCTTACCTCTAGGGTCAGTTTCTGTTTGAGGTACTCCATGATGTTCTCTGCCTTGTGCTCCTGCCAGAAGCCAACAACTGCGTTGATTATAAGAAGGCTGACTATTATCCCGAAGTCCTCCCAGTGGTGGACTATAGCCGAGAGAATCGCGGCGATTTCAATCATCCACGGTATGGGGCCCCAGAAGTAGGAGAGAAACTTTACGATTGGGCTCACCTTCTTCTCGGGAATCTCGTTGGGGCCGACCTCTCTGAGACGGCGCTTGGCCTCCTCCGTTGTCAAACCCCGTTTTGGGTCAACGTTCAGATACTTCAAGACTTCTTCAACGCTCATGTGCTTTGCCTTCTGGGCTATTCCCTGTAAGTCCCCTAAAGGCATGGTATCACCTCCTTTTAGTTTCCTCTGGTAATTATGTTAATATTTGTTACGATATTTTAAATATATTACTACTTATTTTATCAAAAAACATTACAAAGTGACGATAGTGTTTTATGAGTCGGTGCCAATAATCGATAATGTTTCATCATTTTTGACGGGAGTTAAGATTTATATCCCGGCCCGTCTAAACCACAGCGGTGGTGATAATGAGGGTTTTGGCTTCGGCCCCGGCTAAAATTATCCTCTTCGGCGAGCACAGCGTTGTTTATGGAAAGCCTGCCATCGCTGCCGCGATAAACCTGAGAACCTACGTTAAAGCCGAGTTCAATGACTCCGGAAGGATAAAGATAGAGGCCCACGACATAAAGACCCCGGGTTTAATAGTGTCCTTCTCCGAGAACGAGATTTACTTTGAAAGCGACTACGGAAAGGCCGCCGAGGTTCTCAGCTACGTCAGGCAGGCTATAGAGCTCGTGAAGGAGGAAGCGGACAAAAACGGGAGGGGCATAACGGTCTCGATAACCTCCCAGATACCGGTTGGAGCAGGTCTCGGCTCATCGGCGGCCGTTGCGGTTGCAACCATCGGAGCTGTTTCAAAGCTCCTTGGTCTGGAACTTACCAACGAGGAAGTTGGAAAGCTTGGCCACAGGGTTGAACTCCTCGTTCAGGGGGCATCGAGCGGTATAGACCCGACGGTTTCTGCTATAGGTGGCTTCATCCACTACGAGAAGGGTAACTTCGAGCACCTACCCTTTATGGAACTGCCGATAGTCGTCGGTTACACCGGCTCAAGTGGCTCGACCAAAGAGCTTGTTGCGATGGTCAGGAGGACCTACGAAGAAATTCCTGAAATAGTTGAGCCGATACTGGTCTCGATGGGCAAGGTGGTGGAGAAAGCTAGAGAAGTTCTCCTCTCGGATTTGGACGATGAAACGCGCTTCAAGACCCTTGGAAAGCTCATGAACGTAAACCACGGCCTCTTAGATGCCCTCGGGGTCTCGACGAAAAAGCTGAGCGAACTTGTCTATGCCGCAAGAACCGCCGGCGCTTTGGGAGCAAAAATAACCGGTGCCGGTGGCGGTGGATGTATGTATGCCCTGGCCCCTGAAAAGCAGGGCGAAGTGGCAACGGCAATAACGATAGCCGGCGGAACGCCGATGATAACCGAGATAAGCAGGGAAGGGCTTCGCATAGAGGAGGTGATACCGTGATAATAGTTAAGCTCGGCGGGAGCGTTTTCAGCGACAAGAAAGGAACACCCGAGAACTTCAGGGAGAAGGTTGTCCGCTCGATAGCGCGGGAAATCGGGGAGTTCTACCCCGATGAAGAGTTCATCGTCGTTCACGGCGGGGGAAGCTTCGGACATCCGGAGGCAAAGAAATACGGCATTAGGGAGGGTCTCCTCGGCCTTTCGGGTGAGTCCCTCTTCTGGCGCAAAAAGGGGTTCTCACTCACTCACCACGCAATGCTGAGGGCGAGCATGAAAATAGTGGAGGCCTTCATAGGGGAGGGTTTGCCTGCCGTTTCGGTCTCAAGCTCCTCTGTTTTCCTCATGGACTCGAACAAGGTAGCCTACGGTGACGTTGAGCCGGTTAGAAAGTTGATTGAAACGGGCTTTATACCAGTTCTCTTTGGGGACGTTGCAGTTGATTTGGCCAGGGGCGTTGACATACTCTCCGGTGACCAGATAGTTACCTACCTCACAAAGCTCTTCAGGCCGAGGAAGGTCGTTTTCCTGATGAGCGTTGATGGCATCTACGACGGAAAGCCCGGGGAAGGGACACTGCTCTTCGAGATTCCCGCTGAGAAAATCGACGACCTCATAAAGCGCCTCAAAAAGCTTTCTGGCCCAGACGGCGACGTCACGGGGGGAGTAATCAACAAGCTGAGGGAAGCAAAGGAGATAGCCCGCTTTTCCGAGGTCTGGTTCGTCAACGGCTTGATTCCGGGAAGGCTGAGCGGGGCCATCAAGGGGGACGGCTTCGGCACGAGGATTGTTCCCTGACTCGAAAACTTTTTATTTCTATTCAACATCCGTAATCCTGATAACCATGTCCCATAAAACCATTGCGCTCGCCCTACTCATCATGGTGACACTATGGGGCTTCCTGAAGGCATCTTCCAGCGGTTACCTCAGCGGTTTTGATGCGCATCCAAGCGACCTTAACCTGAGCGTAAGGGCCGAAAACAACACGCTCACCGTTGAGTGGACCCTTGAGGGCGGTGAAATAATCAGGGCAATCTCCAAGGGAAGGGACGCCGTGATTCTCGTCTATCCCGGCTGGGTGGAGACGGAAGACGGAGTGTGGTCGGTCATTGGGGATGCCTCCAACGTCTCGGTGGTTTTAAACGGGAGGAGAGTTAATTTTGCCGCTATTTATTACCCCTATGGGCTCATCGTCTCGAACGGGAGCAAAAACGCAACGATCAGAATCTTCGACGTCCCCTTCGACTTTTCCTCGGCGGTGGCATCCGGAAGGATTGTGCTTCGCTTTAGCACCTACTACACCTGCAACAACTTTACAGTTAATGTCATCTACTTCCACAGCACCGGGAGAGGGGAATACCATTCTCTCGTGCTCCCCCTATCGGTAAGCCTCGGCGAGGGATTTCCCAAGTTCTCCGACTTCAGGTCTGAGTTCAACTTTACCATTGGCTCCTCTGAGATGGGGAGATTCCTGGGCTCGGCCGTAAATGCCCACAACCTCGGCGACTGGGTTGAAGAGCCCGGGGGCTGGCTGGTCGTTAAACGGGTGAACGTCACGGTCTGTCCACCCAAAACCTCTTAACTTTTCATGCCTTCCCTTTCCCGGTGGTGTGGATGGAGGCCTTTGACAGGGAGGAACTCACCATCATCAGGAAGTTCGAGCACATAGAACACTGCCTTAAGAGGAACGTTCAAGCCCATGTGAGCAACGGTTTTGAGGACGTTCACTTCGTCCACATGAGCCTTCCAGAGATAGACAAGGATGAAATAGACCTGAGCGTCGAGTTTCTGGGCAGGCGCTTCGATTACCCAATCTTCATAGCCGGCATGACCGGTGGAACCAAGGGTTCCCAGCTGGCCGGAAGGATAAACAAAACCCTTGCCAAAGCCGCGCAAGAGCTTAACATACCGATGGGCGTTGGAAGTCAGAGGGCGATGATAAGGAAGCCGGAAACCTGGGAGAGTTACTACGT
The sequence above is drawn from the Thermococcus sp. genome and encodes:
- a CDS encoding isopentenyl phosphate kinase, whose translation is MIIVKLGGSVFSDKKGTPENFREKVVRSIAREIGEFYPDEEFIVVHGGGSFGHPEAKKYGIREGLLGLSGESLFWRKKGFSLTHHAMLRASMKIVEAFIGEGLPAVSVSSSSVFLMDSNKVAYGDVEPVRKLIETGFIPVLFGDVAVDLARGVDILSGDQIVTYLTKLFRPRKVVFLMSVDGIYDGKPGEGTLLFEIPAEKIDDLIKRLKKLSGPDGDVTGGVINKLREAKEIARFSEVWFVNGLIPGRLSGAIKGDGFGTRIVP
- a CDS encoding mevalonate kinase; translated protein: MRVLASAPAKIILFGEHSVVYGKPAIAAAINLRTYVKAEFNDSGRIKIEAHDIKTPGLIVSFSENEIYFESDYGKAAEVLSYVRQAIELVKEEADKNGRGITVSITSQIPVGAGLGSSAAVAVATIGAVSKLLGLELTNEEVGKLGHRVELLVQGASSGIDPTVSAIGGFIHYEKGNFEHLPFMELPIVVGYTGSSGSTKELVAMVRRTYEEIPEIVEPILVSMGKVVEKAREVLLSDLDDETRFKTLGKLMNVNHGLLDALGVSTKKLSELVYAARTAGALGAKITGAGGGGCMYALAPEKQGEVATAITIAGGTPMITEISREGLRIEEVIP